One Solibacillus sp. R5-41 DNA segment encodes these proteins:
- a CDS encoding heme A synthase, which produces MQHKYSKYLKWFAVAATIGMLLILLGGALVTKTDSGLGCGRNWPDCNGSLIPKEITTEVLIEFSHRVVTGSVSIFILVLTVWTWRTLGHIREVKFLGITAMFFLILQALIGAAQVLWGQGDFILALHFGISLISFAAVLLLTLIVFEVDTKFNADKIFMSKKLKLHTISITLYSYVVVYSGALVRHTDASLVCPDWPLCRNDQPFAIPYNLYEWVQMGHRFAVLLLVVWIAYITIYVMKNYKQQRVIYWGWVIAAIIVVLQVLAGMLVVLLKLQLFVALMHSLLITLLFGLLCYMILLVSRSK; this is translated from the coding sequence ATGCAGCACAAGTATAGTAAATATTTAAAATGGTTTGCTGTCGCAGCAACAATTGGAATGTTACTCATTCTTTTAGGTGGTGCACTCGTTACAAAAACGGATAGCGGGTTAGGCTGTGGGCGAAATTGGCCTGACTGTAACGGTTCATTAATACCTAAGGAAATAACAACGGAAGTTTTAATTGAATTTTCGCACCGCGTTGTGACAGGTTCTGTTTCCATCTTCATTCTTGTATTAACAGTTTGGACTTGGCGCACTTTAGGGCATATTCGTGAAGTGAAGTTTTTAGGGATTACGGCTATGTTCTTCCTCATTTTGCAGGCTTTAATCGGGGCTGCACAAGTTTTATGGGGACAAGGTGACTTTATTTTAGCGTTACACTTCGGCATTTCGCTAATCTCGTTTGCAGCTGTATTATTGCTCACATTAATCGTATTTGAAGTCGATACAAAATTCAATGCAGATAAGATTTTTATGAGCAAAAAGTTAAAATTACATACGATTAGCATTACCTTATATTCATATGTCGTCGTTTATTCAGGCGCGCTAGTACGCCATACGGATGCAAGTTTAGTTTGTCCTGACTGGCCATTGTGCCGAAATGATCAACCATTCGCCATTCCATATAATTTGTATGAATGGGTGCAAATGGGACATCGTTTTGCTGTATTATTATTAGTAGTTTGGATTGCATATATTACAATTTATGTTATGAAAAATTACAAGCAACAACGTGTTATTTATTGGGGCTGGGTCATCGCAGCTATCATTGTCGTTTTACAAGTGCTAGCAGGGATGCTTGTTGTACTATTAAAATTACAATTATT
- the coxB gene encoding cytochrome c oxidase subunit II: protein MMKGLKKWRLFSLLTVMTVFLSACGEDYISTLRPAGAVGKEQLNLLLLTSIIMFAVVIVVSVIYLVAFFKFRRSRTGENHMPKQVEGSHTLEVIWTVIPIILLLILAVPTLSSTYKFADVAAMDEVDENGNKTALTVNVTAKLYWWEFEYPEQGIITAQELVVPTDEKVYFNLIATDVKHSFWIPAVGGKMDTNVDGINKFYLEFGKESKDLNEGEGVFYGKCAELCGPSHALMDFKVKTLDRPAFDTWVASMQATEGNTASAESANVGEATFANSCLGCHAVSAVAGPGMGPNLSTFGDRNRLAGFMDHTVEDTTDWIMDPEYYKPGNTMTGKYNVTEEEAKAIAEYLMTLSIEK, encoded by the coding sequence ATGATGAAAGGGCTTAAAAAATGGCGTTTATTCTCGCTATTAACAGTAATGACAGTTTTCCTTTCAGCATGTGGTGAAGATTATATTTCTACACTTCGCCCAGCAGGTGCAGTAGGTAAAGAGCAGTTAAATCTTCTATTACTTACATCTATAATCATGTTCGCTGTAGTAATTGTAGTATCGGTTATCTATTTAGTTGCTTTCTTTAAGTTCCGCCGTTCAAGAACTGGCGAAAACCACATGCCAAAGCAAGTTGAAGGAAGTCACACACTTGAAGTGATTTGGACAGTCATTCCGATTATCTTATTATTAATCTTAGCTGTTCCAACGTTAAGCTCTACTTATAAATTTGCGGATGTTGCTGCAATGGATGAAGTAGATGAGAACGGAAATAAAACAGCGCTTACAGTAAATGTAACAGCAAAATTATATTGGTGGGAATTTGAGTATCCAGAGCAAGGTATTATTACTGCACAAGAATTAGTAGTACCAACTGATGAAAAAGTATACTTCAATTTAATCGCAACTGATGTAAAACACTCATTCTGGATTCCAGCTGTTGGTGGGAAAATGGACACGAACGTTGATGGAATTAACAAGTTCTACTTAGAGTTTGGTAAAGAATCAAAAGATTTAAATGAAGGTGAAGGCGTATTCTACGGTAAATGTGCTGAGTTATGTGGCCCTTCCCACGCATTAATGGATTTCAAAGTGAAAACACTTGATCGCCCAGCGTTCGATACTTGGGTAGCATCAATGCAAGCAACTGAAGGTAACACGGCGAGCGCAGAATCTGCTAACGTTGGTGAAGCAACATTTGCAAACTCATGTCTAGGCTGTCACGCAGTTTCGGCTGTTGCGGGTCCTGGTATGGGTCCAAACTTAAGTACATTTGGTGATCGTAACCGTTTAGCTGGTTTCATGGATCACACAGTTGAGGATACAACGGATTGGATTATGGATCCCGAGTATTACAAGCCAGGTAATACAATGACTGGTAAATACAACGTTACTGAAGAAGAAGCGAAAGCAATCGCTGAATACTTAATGACGTTATCTATTGAAAAATAA
- a CDS encoding cbb3-type cytochrome c oxidase subunit I — translation MSSVTQKKGFGAHVWDYLTTVDHKKIAIMYLAAGTLFFAIAGFEALLMRIQLMFPESTFISAGLFNELLTMHGTTMLFLAATPLLFAFMNAIVPLQIGARDVAFPFLNSLGFWLFFLGAIFLHLSFFLGGAPDAGWTSYASLSLYSPGHGIDFYILGLQISGAGTLISGINFIVTIITMRAPGMTFMRMPLFTWTSLVSSSLILFAFPPLTGGLFLMLVDRMFGANFFDHTMGGNTIIWEHLFWIFGHPEVYILVLPAFGLFSEIIPVFARKRLFGYSSMVFATILIGFLGFMVWAHHMFTVGLGATANAIFAVATMAIAVPTGMKVFNWILTIWGGSIKVTVPMLYALGFIPSFVAGGVTGIMQATAPLDYQLHDSYFIVAHFHYVIVGGIVTALFGSAHFYWPIMFNRTLNHKLGVLTFWVFFTGFHLTFFLQHFLGLMGMPRRVFTYMDGQGWDLFNFISTIGAMMMGVGVILLVVDVLLSIKSEPVNRRDYWGDGRSLEWAIETPLPFYNFKQTPLVRGYDPYWIEKEEGNKEGMVYAEPLGEIHMPNNSILPLVMSIGTFIAAFGALYSPWGDQVQAGTAPGTSPAVSLALIIGGLGLTIACMIIRSFKDDLGFHVTVKEIEAIEADLAHYRATGKKGGSK, via the coding sequence GTGAGCTCTGTTACACAGAAAAAGGGCTTCGGGGCACATGTATGGGACTATTTAACAACGGTCGATCATAAGAAAATCGCCATTATGTATTTAGCTGCCGGTACATTGTTCTTCGCTATTGCAGGTTTTGAAGCGTTACTGATGCGTATTCAGTTAATGTTCCCTGAAAGTACGTTCATCTCTGCAGGCCTATTTAACGAACTATTAACTATGCATGGTACAACGATGCTATTCTTAGCAGCGACACCATTATTATTTGCATTTATGAATGCGATTGTACCGCTCCAAATTGGTGCGCGTGACGTTGCATTCCCATTCTTAAACTCGCTAGGATTTTGGTTGTTCTTTTTAGGTGCTATTTTCCTTCACCTATCATTCTTCCTAGGCGGAGCACCTGATGCAGGGTGGACATCATATGCATCCTTATCTTTATATTCACCAGGACATGGTATTGACTTCTATATTCTAGGTCTACAAATTTCTGGTGCAGGTACATTAATTTCTGGTATTAACTTCATCGTAACAATTATTACAATGCGTGCACCTGGTATGACGTTCATGCGTATGCCGTTATTTACTTGGACATCTTTAGTATCAAGTTCACTAATTTTATTTGCATTCCCTCCACTTACTGGTGGATTATTCTTAATGTTAGTTGACCGTATGTTCGGAGCAAACTTCTTCGATCATACAATGGGTGGTAACACAATTATTTGGGAGCACTTATTCTGGATTTTCGGTCACCCTGAAGTATACATTTTAGTATTACCAGCGTTTGGATTATTCTCTGAAATCATTCCAGTATTCGCTCGTAAACGTTTATTCGGATATTCTTCAATGGTATTCGCAACAATTTTAATCGGTTTCTTAGGGTTCATGGTATGGGCTCACCACATGTTCACAGTTGGTTTAGGTGCTACTGCGAACGCTATCTTCGCTGTTGCAACAATGGCGATTGCCGTTCCAACAGGTATGAAGGTATTCAACTGGATCTTAACGATTTGGGGTGGATCGATTAAAGTTACAGTACCAATGCTTTATGCACTTGGTTTCATCCCGTCATTCGTTGCGGGTGGTGTTACGGGGATCATGCAAGCAACGGCACCTCTTGACTACCAATTACACGATTCTTATTTCATCGTAGCTCATTTCCACTACGTAATTGTTGGTGGTATCGTAACTGCGTTATTTGGTTCAGCTCACTTCTACTGGCCGATTATGTTTAACCGTACGTTAAATCATAAATTAGGAGTACTTACTTTCTGGGTATTCTTCACTGGTTTCCATTTAACGTTCTTCTTACAGCACTTCTTAGGATTAATGGGTATGCCACGTCGTGTATTCACGTATATGGACGGCCAAGGATGGGATTTATTCAACTTCATATCAACGATCGGTGCCATGATGATGGGTGTTGGGGTTATTTTATTAGTAGTAGACGTATTATTATCGATTAAATCTGAACCAGTTAACCGTCGCGATTACTGGGGAGATGGTCGTTCACTTGAGTGGGCAATCGAAACTCCACTACCATTCTATAACTTTAAACAAACGCCACTTGTTCGTGGATACGATCCATATTGGATTGAAAAAGAAGAGGGTAATAAAGAAGGTATGGTATATGCTGAGCCACTAGGCGAAATTCACATGCCAAACAACTCGATTTTACCTTTAGTTATGTCAATTGGTACGTTCATCGCTGCATTCGGTGCGCTTTATAGTCCGTGGGGCGATCAAGTACAGGCAGGTACAGCGCCAGGTACTTCACCAGCAGTTTCATTAGCATTAATCATTGGTGGTTTAGGTTTAACAATTGCATGTATGATTATTCGTTCATTCAAAGATGACCTTGGTTTCCATGTAACAGTGAAGGAAATTGAAGCAATTGAAGCAGATTTAGCTCACTACCGTGCAACAGGTAAAAAAGGGGGTAGCAAGTAA
- a CDS encoding cytochrome c oxidase subunit 3 yields MDLNQKFTPQTWPKHPEQATLEGKNKIVGLWIFLASDTVLFASVFATYIALKDHGPAGMTFAAKDLYELPLAFIMTMLLLTSSLTSVYAMYHMKNYNYSGVRTWMGITVLLGLGFLGLEIYEFQHYVHIGFGYTQSAFSSAFFTLVGMHGIHVIIGLIWISSLIIRNSGRGLNLYNAPKFFAASLYWHFIDVVWVFIFTVVYLMGVLG; encoded by the coding sequence ATGGATCTTAATCAAAAATTTACTCCACAAACTTGGCCAAAACACCCTGAACAAGCAACATTAGAAGGGAAAAACAAGATTGTAGGTCTTTGGATTTTCCTTGCTTCTGATACCGTTTTATTCGCAAGTGTGTTTGCTACTTATATCGCACTAAAAGACCATGGTCCAGCGGGTATGACATTTGCTGCCAAAGATTTGTATGAGTTACCATTAGCGTTCATTATGACGATGTTACTTTTAACATCATCTTTAACTTCTGTGTATGCAATGTATCATATGAAGAATTATAACTATAGTGGCGTTCGTACTTGGATGGGAATTACAGTTCTTTTAGGTTTAGGATTCTTAGGTTTAGAAATTTATGAGTTCCAACACTATGTTCATATTGGTTTTGGTTATACTCAGTCAGCATTCTCTTCGGCGTTCTTTACCCTCGTTGGAATGCACGGGATACACGTTATCATTGGTTTAATTTGGATTTCTAGTTTAATCATCCGCAACAGCGGTCGTGGATTAAACTTATACAACGCACCGAAGTTCTTTGCGGCCTCTTTATACTGGCACTTCATCGACGTTGTATGGGTATTCATCTTTACAGTAGTATATCTGATGGGAGTGTTGGGATAA
- a CDS encoding cytochrome C oxidase subunit IV family protein gives MSHETHFEVRTQAQYEYDRAHSKAHMRKQVVNFAIMIFLTFIAFSTVVAGFPATYIVPVVLLLAGIQVVLQLYAFMHLEDRSTHMVGVIEFFIWSGAFLAFTFFVAFTTIIWWG, from the coding sequence ATGTCACACGAAACTCATTTCGAAGTACGTACTCAAGCGCAATACGAATATGACAGAGCGCATTCAAAAGCACATATGCGGAAGCAAGTAGTAAACTTTGCGATAATGATTTTCTTAACATTTATCGCGTTTTCTACAGTTGTAGCAGGCTTTCCAGCAACATATATTGTGCCGGTAGTTTTATTATTAGCTGGTATTCAAGTAGTATTACAACTTTATGCATTCATGCACTTAGAAGACCGTTCTACACATATGGTTGGTGTCATTGAGTTCTTTATTTGGAGTGGAGCCTTCCTTGCGTTCACGTTCTTTGTAGCGTTTACGACAATTATTTGGTGGGGCTAA
- the ctaG gene encoding cytochrome c oxidase assembly factor CtaG: MPISIFGFQALWSPYLIGIIVFLTVVYFLVTITWRKDFKVSEPLKKSEAIYFILGMIVLYIIKGSPIDLLGHIMFTMHMAQMAILLLLVPIFVIRGIPWWVWKVVVEAPVIRTIVKIFTRPLVGILGFTGLFSIYHLPLIFDAIKLNETFHGVFTMILFISALFMYWPLLNEVDGQHEMKNIHKLGYIASNAVLITPACALIIFASSPMYLTYSDSAMWLKAMELCVPSSTLSGLSLSGPELFSNMDLLSDQQVGGVLMKIIQEIIFGVLLFRIFRKWWDTERTSQKEITENALKEFQNRTRYQ, translated from the coding sequence ATGCCAATTAGTATATTTGGTTTCCAAGCTTTATGGAGCCCATACTTAATCGGAATTATCGTTTTTTTGACCGTAGTCTATTTTTTAGTAACGATTACATGGAGGAAAGATTTTAAAGTAAGCGAACCATTAAAGAAGAGTGAGGCAATTTACTTCATTCTTGGTATGATTGTGCTGTATATTATAAAAGGCTCGCCAATTGATTTACTAGGTCATATTATGTTTACAATGCATATGGCACAGATGGCCATACTATTACTTTTAGTACCGATATTCGTTATTAGAGGTATTCCTTGGTGGGTTTGGAAAGTAGTAGTGGAAGCGCCTGTTATACGGACAATCGTTAAAATCTTTACAAGACCATTAGTGGGTATTTTAGGTTTCACTGGTTTATTCTCGATTTATCATTTACCTTTAATCTTTGATGCCATTAAATTGAACGAGACGTTTCATGGCGTTTTCACGATGATTTTATTTATTTCCGCACTGTTTATGTATTGGCCTTTACTAAATGAGGTCGATGGTCAGCATGAAATGAAAAATATCCATAAGCTTGGCTATATTGCATCGAATGCGGTATTAATTACACCGGCATGTGCGTTGATCATTTTTGCTTCAAGTCCAATGTATCTTACATACAGTGATAGTGCGATGTGGTTAAAGGCGATGGAATTATGTGTGCCATCATCAACACTTTCAGGTCTTTCTTTATCAGGACCAGAATTATTCTCGAATATGGACTTATTATCAGACCAACAAGTGGGTGGCGTGTTAATGAAGATTATTCAAGAAATTATTTTTGGTGTATTATTGTTCCGTATTTTCCGTAAATGGTGGGATACAGAGCGTACTAGTCAAAAGGAAATTACAGAAAATGCTTTAAAGGAATTCCAAAATCGAACACGATATCAATAG
- a CDS encoding DUF420 domain-containing protein: MGVPMLPTISTFFIVVSAVLVAIGWVLIAQRKIEAHKKVMMAAGVSALTFFIIYVSRTVFIGNTAFGGPDELKGYYTFFLVFHITLATVGAVFGLTSLLSGFKNNLKLHRRIGPITSIIWFFVAITGVLVYLLLYVIYEGGETTSVIKAILGF, from the coding sequence ATGGGCGTACCTATGTTACCGACAATTAGTACATTCTTCATCGTTGTTAGTGCAGTATTAGTAGCGATTGGTTGGGTATTAATTGCACAAAGAAAAATTGAGGCACATAAAAAGGTAATGATGGCAGCAGGTGTATCAGCACTTACTTTCTTTATTATTTATGTTTCACGAACTGTTTTCATTGGCAATACAGCGTTTGGTGGACCAGATGAATTAAAAGGATACTATACATTCTTCTTAGTTTTCCATATTACGTTGGCGACAGTTGGAGCTGTATTTGGATTGACAAGTTTATTATCAGGATTTAAAAATAACTTAAAATTACACCGTCGAATCGGTCCAATTACAAGTATTATTTGGTTCTTTGTTGCAATTACAGGTGTACTAGTTTATTTACTTTTATATGTGATTTATGAAGGTGGAGAAACGACATCGGTAATTAAAGCAATTTTAGGTTTTTAG
- a CDS encoding YugN family protein — translation MYFENTQLEEVKVDQEVLSTVMGKFGLECHGAWDYDRMTFDRCFDVREGRFYLRVFCNAVTGDVGAHNAMLNINKPAIGKYYYPHGVEYTDEVFPAHLVKECETVLSNVRNELSAYGI, via the coding sequence ATGTATTTTGAAAACACACAACTTGAAGAAGTAAAAGTTGATCAAGAAGTTTTATCTACAGTAATGGGCAAATTCGGTTTAGAATGCCATGGCGCATGGGATTATGATCGTATGACATTTGACCGTTGTTTCGATGTACGTGAAGGTCGTTTTTATTTACGCGTTTTCTGCAATGCCGTAACTGGTGATGTAGGAGCTCATAATGCAATGTTAAACATTAACAAACCAGCTATCGGTAAATACTACTACCCACACGGTGTAGAGTATACTGACGAAGTGTTCCCCGCACATCTTGTAAAAGAATGCGAAACAGTATTATCTAATGTTCGTAATGAACTTTCTGCATACGGAATTTAA
- a CDS encoding CAP-associated domain-containing protein, with the protein MKALFRILIVATFLGMVYYYSDFDTTTTELLEGPNQITQPVSNVLHENLDGDELPRPTTGISTYIGKSSEEIVKRYGKPNRVDVSAFGYEWWVYQLNGHTLMVGVDHEMVTQVYTNDLNYNIAPYQIGQSLDDVYRMTIFEQEVSVEIAENIYMFAMNEKDMQNRILVKYEDVFAQLYIDEEKQQLDGIRFLDGKTLVLHKPYEMQFAGELLEASTPSSFKQIEINLANGKQLTELVNSYRQKNDLPILQYMGQLATVAGDRSEKMFLEKMITHEKITDSLTERLDMHEIVYQGSGENIATNYVDAIEVVHGWINSKEHRDLILNDQFNQIGSGAFVDYYTQIYISTPEDAHLN; encoded by the coding sequence ATGAAAGCGCTATTTCGTATTTTAATTGTTGCAACATTTTTGGGGATGGTTTATTATTATTCGGATTTTGATACTACAACGACAGAATTATTAGAAGGACCTAATCAAATTACACAACCAGTATCCAATGTACTACATGAAAATCTAGATGGGGATGAATTACCAAGACCGACAACCGGTATTTCTACGTATATTGGAAAATCTAGCGAAGAAATAGTGAAACGGTACGGAAAACCAAATCGAGTGGATGTTTCTGCATTTGGCTATGAATGGTGGGTCTATCAGTTAAACGGTCATACATTAATGGTCGGAGTTGATCATGAGATGGTAACTCAAGTGTATACAAATGATTTGAATTATAATATAGCACCATATCAAATTGGTCAATCATTGGATGATGTATATCGTATGACCATTTTTGAACAAGAAGTATCTGTTGAAATTGCAGAAAATATATATATGTTCGCGATGAATGAAAAGGATATGCAGAATCGAATTTTAGTAAAGTATGAAGATGTTTTTGCACAATTATACATAGATGAAGAAAAACAGCAGCTGGATGGCATTCGATTTTTGGATGGAAAAACATTAGTACTGCATAAGCCTTATGAAATGCAATTTGCTGGAGAGCTGTTAGAAGCAAGTACACCGTCTAGTTTCAAACAAATCGAAATTAATTTAGCAAACGGCAAGCAATTAACGGAACTTGTCAATTCTTACCGTCAGAAAAATGATTTGCCTATTTTACAGTACATGGGGCAGTTAGCGACAGTTGCCGGGGATCGCAGTGAAAAGATGTTTTTGGAAAAGATGATAACGCATGAAAAGATAACAGATTCATTAACAGAACGTCTCGATATGCATGAAATCGTCTATCAGGGTTCGGGAGAAAATATTGCAACCAATTATGTAGATGCAATCGAAGTCGTACATGGTTGGATTAATTCAAAAGAACATCGAGATTTAATTTTAAATGACCAATTTAATCAAATTGGATCTGGGGCATTTGTGGATTATTATACACAAATTTATATTAGTACACCAGAAGACGCCCACCTCAATTGA
- a CDS encoding UDP-N-acetylmuramoyl-L-alanyl-D-glutamate--2,6-diaminopimelate ligase: MQLAELVKDWPCTVKGSIRTEINHVEDDARRVKSGDLFIARKGKHYHGLTFLDEAMENGAVAIAVEDEMQFDSLKLPIPIIWVPNCLSFLAFASAKLYGFPSEALTVIAVTGTNGKTTVTHFIGQLLNKLQHRVMVIGTNGVFIDGEKCYQELESLTTLQAKHLQFLLSKALEQKIDYVVLEASSMGLANHRLDYCDVALGVFLNVTEDHIEDHGSFDEYKKSKQILTKLTKKIVINNDDAVCRSIGIIAKNKKYYFGTGNKVDVHLQLLYETNNVSVCCIQADSEKHVVTLPIIGEYQRNNVLAALSSLVILGLPFHNLCQAAQSLSLPKGRFEQIPNPLGMAIYIDYAHTADAMKGILQTLKKHTSNKLIVVFSCGGDRDQAKRPKMGMVASAFADYIILTTDNSRGESPQKINEQIKKGFSSLQQFESVLDRQQAIEKAIKMAQQGDTVVILGKGHEQTQQIGKQTTHFSDKECVERILKQLEVS; this comes from the coding sequence GTGCAACTAGCAGAACTAGTAAAAGATTGGCCTTGCACAGTGAAGGGTTCTATTCGAACAGAAATTAATCACGTTGAAGATGATGCAAGAAGAGTAAAATCGGGCGATTTATTTATCGCGCGAAAAGGAAAACATTATCATGGACTAACATTTTTGGATGAGGCAATGGAAAACGGTGCGGTAGCGATTGCCGTTGAAGATGAAATGCAGTTTGATTCATTGAAGCTTCCTATTCCCATCATATGGGTGCCCAATTGTTTAAGTTTTTTAGCTTTTGCTAGCGCCAAATTATATGGGTTTCCTTCCGAAGCGTTAACCGTCATTGCTGTAACAGGAACAAATGGGAAAACGACGGTAACACATTTCATCGGGCAACTATTAAATAAATTGCAACATCGGGTTATGGTCATTGGAACAAACGGGGTATTTATCGACGGTGAAAAATGTTATCAAGAATTGGAGTCATTAACAACGTTACAAGCAAAACATTTACAATTTTTATTATCGAAAGCGTTAGAACAAAAAATTGATTATGTTGTATTAGAAGCTTCGTCAATGGGTTTAGCCAACCATCGACTCGATTATTGTGATGTTGCATTAGGTGTATTTTTAAACGTTACAGAAGATCATATCGAGGATCATGGCAGTTTTGATGAGTATAAAAAATCCAAACAAATTTTAACAAAGCTTACGAAAAAAATCGTCATAAATAATGATGATGCTGTTTGTCGTTCCATTGGAATTATTGCGAAAAACAAAAAATATTATTTTGGAACAGGTAATAAAGTCGATGTTCATTTACAACTTTTATATGAAACGAACAATGTTTCGGTATGTTGTATTCAAGCTGATAGCGAAAAACATGTCGTGACACTGCCGATTATCGGTGAATATCAAAGAAATAATGTGCTTGCGGCGCTCTCAAGTCTTGTCATACTAGGACTCCCATTTCATAATCTTTGTCAGGCTGCACAATCTTTGTCATTACCTAAAGGAAGATTTGAACAAATTCCAAATCCACTTGGAATGGCCATTTATATTGATTACGCTCATACAGCAGACGCGATGAAAGGTATTTTGCAAACATTAAAAAAACATACGTCAAATAAATTAATTGTTGTTTTTAGTTGTGGTGGAGATAGAGATCAAGCGAAACGACCGAAAATGGGCATGGTTGCTTCGGCTTTTGCAGATTACATTATTTTAACGACAGATAACTCGAGAGGGGAATCTCCCCAAAAAATTAATGAACAAATAAAAAAGGGATTTTCATCTTTGCAACAATTTGAAAGCGTGTTAGATCGGCAACAGGCCATTGAAAAGGCAATCAAAATGGCACAGCAAGGGGATACAGTTGTTATTTTAGGGAAAGGTCATGAGCAAACGCAACAGATTGGAAAGCAAACTACGCACTTCTCTGATAAAGAATGTGTGGAACGGATTTTAAAGCAGTTGGAAGTTTCGTGA
- a CDS encoding YlbF family regulator: protein MLMTSEWVFILDEVDELSAMILSSEQAQKLRQAYKAVYEDIELSERIKAFQRIKDQYEDVQRFGKYHPDYNIIMKQIRTEKRHLDLNEQVATLKLAENDYQDLLDEISLIIGHSVSEAVKVPVSNPFFASSGSSCSTGCGTGGGCSCSA from the coding sequence ATGCTCATGACTTCTGAATGGGTTTTCATTTTAGATGAGGTCGATGAATTAAGTGCGATGATTCTTTCCTCTGAGCAGGCTCAAAAACTTCGCCAAGCGTATAAGGCTGTTTATGAGGATATCGAACTTTCAGAAAGAATTAAGGCTTTCCAACGTATAAAAGATCAATACGAGGATGTACAGCGTTTTGGTAAGTACCATCCAGATTACAATATAATTATGAAACAAATACGAACAGAAAAACGCCATCTCGATTTAAACGAGCAAGTTGCGACATTAAAGCTAGCGGAAAATGATTATCAAGATTTACTCGATGAAATTAGTCTCATTATTGGGCATTCTGTTTCAGAAGCGGTAAAGGTACCTGTGAGTAATCCGTTTTTTGCAAGTTCGGGCTCTTCTTGTAGTACGGGCTGCGGAACGGGTGGCGGCTGTTCTTGTTCAGCATAA
- a CDS encoding glycerophosphodiester phosphodiesterase family protein, with product MGKKTNIAIAIAAASAAAWAGSKAISKPQKRELKEALQFERPVVIAHHGGAGLAPEHSLQAFEKAVSFGVDGFSICIRLTKDEEIIAFHDATVDRTTNSSGYVKDMTLTELQQLNNGYNFECLEGNKPYREESVAIVSLRELLETYTDKLFIISIQDSPDTYEGSLMPSKLWRLIEELAVQNQIIVTSPHSEQIDRFNLYARNSIALGAGEADIKKAITAYTSQFGHLYNPKVDLFQVPLKSGVFNFDSQKFIKFLADLNVPVLYSEIDDLVTMSRVVRQGAIGVVTNRPDIAELLIQKVTQ from the coding sequence ATGGGTAAAAAAACGAACATTGCAATTGCTATCGCTGCAGCAAGTGCAGCTGCTTGGGCAGGATCAAAAGCGATTTCTAAACCACAAAAACGTGAATTAAAAGAGGCGCTACAATTTGAACGTCCAGTTGTCATTGCCCATCACGGCGGGGCTGGTTTAGCTCCTGAACACTCATTACAAGCATTTGAAAAAGCGGTATCATTTGGTGTAGATGGCTTCAGTATTTGCATCCGCCTCACGAAGGATGAGGAAATTATCGCCTTTCATGATGCCACAGTAGATCGAACTACGAATAGCTCTGGCTATGTAAAAGATATGACTTTAACAGAGCTACAACAATTAAACAATGGGTACAATTTTGAATGCTTAGAAGGCAACAAACCTTACCGTGAAGAAAGCGTCGCAATTGTGTCACTTCGCGAATTGCTTGAGACGTATACAGATAAACTGTTTATCATTAGTATTCAAGACAGTCCTGATACGTATGAAGGTAGCTTAATGCCTTCAAAATTATGGCGATTAATTGAAGAATTAGCTGTCCAAAATCAAATTATTGTGACGAGCCCACATAGCGAGCAAATTGACCGCTTTAACCTTTATGCACGCAACAGCATTGCATTAGGTGCCGGTGAAGCCGATATTAAAAAAGCGATTACAGCCTACACAAGTCAATTCGGGCATCTTTACAATCCTAAGGTTGATTTATTCCAGGTACCATTAAAATCTGGTGTTTTCAACTTTGACTCACAAAAGTTCATTAAATTTTTAGCAGATTTAAATGTACCTGTTTTATATTCTGAAATTGACGATTTAGTGACAATGAGCCGCGTTGTTCGTCAAGGGGCTATTGGTGTCGTGACAAATCGACCAGATATCGCAGAATTATTAATTCAAAAAGTAACGCAATAA